A DNA window from Arachis duranensis cultivar V14167 chromosome 3, aradu.V14167.gnm2.J7QH, whole genome shotgun sequence contains the following coding sequences:
- the LOC107479872 gene encoding protein ROH1, translated as MPATTENNHNQGSFLGRISIRRNQVMSMSMDGTHDTECEEMELFQRHVAERFAELLSCTDEPEAFMSIGWLRKLLDEFLCCEAEFKAVLLMGRDPFQIAKPPLDKLLPELLDRIIKSLDVCNAVSLGIDSLKNIQRLAEIVLSALDQTLIGDGQVRRAKKALSALLSAMLHEDKDGGITKGTERSRSFGRRGNKDKDRSAASPFRSLSWTMPKNWSAAKQIHAMSSNLAAPRGNESSGLALPVFIMNTVLVFVLWTLVAALPCQERSGLGTHFQMPRNLSWAQPITALQERISEEWKKKEKKGTVGLLEEMQKMEKIAQWFLDFADSFQFPAEADKLEEVKAQVEELADICRKMEEGLEPLQMQIREVFHRVVRTRTEFLHVLDQAAKLNIPTS; from the coding sequence atgcctgCGACGACAGAGAACAACCACAATCAGGGATCGTTCCTGGGGAGAATAAGCATCAGAAGGAACCAGGTGATGTCGATGTCAATGGACGGCACCCACGACACGGAGTGCGAGGAGATGGAGCTATTTCAGAGACACGTGGCGGAGAGATTCGCGGAGCTGCTGTCGTGCACGGATGAGCCGGAGGCATTCATGTCCATCGGGTGGCTGAGGAAGCTTCTAGACGAGTTTCTGTGCTGCGAGGCAGAGTTCAAGGCTGTACTCCTCATGGGAAGGGACCCATTCCAGATCGCCAAGCCACCTCTCGACAAGCTCCTCCCTGAGCTCCTTGACCGCATCATCAAGTCTCTCGACGTCTGCAATGCCGTCTCCCTCGGAATCGATTCCCTCAAGAACATCCAGCGCCTCGCCGAAATCGTCCTCTCTGCCCTCGACCAGACCCTCATCGGAGACGGCCAGGTCCGCCGTGCCAAGAAGGCCCTCTCCGCCCTCCTCAGCGCCATGCTCCACGAGGACAAGGACGGCGGCATCACCAAGGGCACCGAGCGCAGTCGCTCATTCGGTCGTCGCGGCAACAAGGACAAGGACCGGTCTGCCGCTTCCCCCTTCCGCTCCCTCTCCTGGACCATGCCCAAGAACTGGTCTGCCGCCAAGCAAATTCATGCCATGTCATCCAACCTGGCAGCTCCACGTGGCAACGAGTCGTCCGGCCTTGCCCTCCCTGTTTTCATAATGAACACCGTTTTGGTTTTCGTTCTATGGACATTGGTTGCAGCACTTCCATGCCAGGAGAGGAGTGGGCTTGGGACCCACTTCCAGATGCCTAGGAATTTGAGCTGGGCCCAGCCTATCACTGCGCTTCAGGAGAGGATCTCCGAGGAgtggaagaagaaggagaagaaaggtACGGTGGGGCTGTTGGAGGAGATGCAGAAGATGGAGAAGATTGCGCAATGGTTCCTTGATTTTGCGGACTCATTCCAGTTCCCTGCCGAGGCTGACAAATTGGAGGAAGTTAAGGCGCAGGTGGAGGAGTTGGCTGATATATGCCGGAAGATGGAGGAAGGGTTGGAGCCATTGCAGATGCAGATTAGAGAGGTCTTCCATAGAGTTGTCAGGACCAGAACTGAGTTCCTTCATGTGTTGGACCAAGCTGCCAAATTGAATATACCCACTTCCTAA